The stretch of DNA TCCCCGGAGTGGGGCAGGGGGCAATCGGGGTGGAGACAAGGGCGGGTGATCCTGAAATTATGAGGTTGGTTGACTTCTTAAATGACCCTGAAACGGTGACCTGTCTTACAGCCGAGAGGAGCTTTCTCAAGGCCTTGGGGGGAGATTGTCGTGCCCCGATTGCGGGATATGCCGAGATCAACGGGATGACGTTAAAGTTGACCGGAATGGTTGCCACGCCCGATGGACGCGATCTGATCCGTGATCGGGTCGAGGGGAATTTTCGTGAGGCGGTCTCGCTAGGAGAGGCATTGGCCAAATCCCTCTTTTCACAAGGCGGCAGGGAAATTCTCCGCTCCTCCGCCAATTATCTAAAAAAATGAAGTTTCAGACGGGACTGGTTTACTTGGTGGGGGCGGGACCTGGCGATCCAGGGCTCATCACCTTGAGAGGAGCCGAGGTGCTCCGCAAGGCGGACGTTGTCCTTTATGATTATCTTGCCAATGAGCGCCTTTTGACCCTCGCTCCGAAAAAGGCTCGCCTGATCTTCGTCGGCAAGGGAAAAAAGGAGGGGAGACTTAAACAGGAGTCGATCAACCGACTCATGATCCGCAAGGCGCTATCGGGGAAGGTGGTGGTTCGTCTGAAAGGGGGGGACCCGTTTGTCTTTGGTCGTGGAGGGGAGGAGGCTCTCGCCCTGGCTGACCATCAGATATCGTTTGAAATTGTTCCAGGAATCACTTCACCGATTGCAGCCCCTGCCTATGCCGGTATTCCGATGACCCATCGTGATTATGCCTCAACGGTTGTGTTTGTTACCGGGCATGAGTCTGATGAGAAAGAGATCCTGAATCTGGATTGGGACTCTCTTTGTAAAATAGAAACGATTGTTTTTTTGATGGGTGTCAAGACATTGCCCGTAATAACCCAAAAACTGGTGGAGGCCGGCCTCTCCCCCTCAATGCCGGTAGCGGTTGTTCAGTGGGGAACATTGCCCTACCAGAGGGTTGTTGTAGGGATTTTGAAGACGATTGCCGAAAAGGTCAAAAGGGAGAATATTGATCCTCCGGCGATTATCATTATAGGAAGCATTGTGGCCTTACGAAATAAACTCCGGTGGTTTGACAAGAGACCCCTTTTGGGGAAACGGATCCTCGTTACACGGGCCCGTGAGCAGGCGAACGAGCTGGCGGTGGGATTGGAGGCGTTAGGGGCGCTCGTTTATGAGATTCCTACCATCGAGATCAGACCTCCCTCAAGCTGGAGGGGGATTGATCGGGCGATCTCTCGGCTTTCCGATTACGATTGGCTGATTTTTACGAGTGCCAATGCAGTTCGATCCTTCTTCCAAAGGCTTAAAGAGAAGGGAAGAGATATTCGTGATCTTGTAGGGATCAAGATAGCGGCGATTGGTCCTGCGACGGCGCGTGAAATTGAGGGGAAGGGAGTACTCGTTGATTCGATTGCTGGAGAGTATCAAGCGGAAGGGGTCATCAAAATCTTTGGCAAGAAGAAAATTTGGGGCAAAAGGATCCTGATCCCGCGTGCCAGGCAGGGGCGTGAGATATTGATCCAAGAGCTCACGCGGTTGGGAGCTAAAGTTGATTGGGTGGAGGCGTATCGTACAGGTGTCCCTTCTCGAAGAAGCTGGGGCGATATTCCTCTTCATCAATTGATCGAAGAGCGGAAGATCGATCTGATGACGTTCGCGAGTTCATCGACCATTGATAACTTCATGAAAATGGCTGGAAAGAGGCTTCGCAAGGAAGTCTGCAAGATTCCGGTCGCTGTGATCGGTCCTGTGACGGCGACAACGGCACGGGAACATCAATTAAATGTGAAGATAGAGCCGAGGCGTTCGCATATACCGGCATTGATGGAGGCGATTGCTCGGCATTTTTCAGCTCGATTGACAATGCCAGGCAAGAATCGCTACATTTAGGACAAAACAGGAGACACCGATGATTAACATGACCGAAAGGGCCCGCGATAAGATCAAATTCTTCATGAAAGACAAGAGCCTCTATGAATGGGGAGTTCGGGTTCGGTCACAGGGGGGGCAGTTTGGATTTGCCCTGGAGCCGTTCAACAAATCGTCTCCTGGTGATCAGGTCATCGATACGGATGGGATCAAGATTATTGCCGATGGTCGGACGGCCATGCTCCTTGAGGGGGCGACGGTTGATTTCCTCGATACTGGTGCGGCCGCCGGTTTTACCGTTGAAATAAAGCAAGGTCCCTCTTCAATGCCGGGGACAGGTGGCCCTGATCTCTCCAACCCGCAGGCCAAGAAGGTCTACGAGATCCTTAATAACGAGATCAATCCTGCCTTGGCCTCCCACGGGGGTCGTGCCCAGCTGCTCGATGTGAAAGAGAACGTTGTTTATTTAAAATTCGGTGGCGGTTGTCAGGGGTGCGGGATGGTCGATACGACCGTCAAGCAGGGGATTGAGGCCCGCATCAAACAGGTCATGCCGGAGATTATTGCGGTTCGTGACGAGACTGATCATGCAGGTGGAAAGAATCCGTACTATCGGGCGACGCACTAACCCGTCAGAGTCTGCTATTTGATGGTTTTAATCTGTACTGTATACCCTAGGTACACGAAAACTTAAAAAATACCCTTCGAAACAAGCAACTTTGGGATCCACCTCCTACGATAATCTAGGCAATGAAAGACACAGGCCAAAATTCTAACGGACGTATTGAAGTTTATTCTTATACTAACTACCGGAAATTATTAAAGGATTACTACGAGTCAGAAAAGAAGAATAACCCAGGCCGTTTTTCGTATCGGAGTTTTGCCAAAAGGGTTGGCCTGGCTACGTCTAACTTCTTGTACCAAGTGATTACTAGCAGAAAGAATCTTAGCTATTCCAGTACACAACGCGTCGCGCGGGCATTGGGTCTTAATCGTCGTGAGACACATTTTTTTGAGGCATTAGTACATTTTGATCAGGTTCGTGACCCCCAAGAGAAAATAGGGGCGTTTGAGAAGATGGTTTCGTTTCGCGAATATCGTTCATCGAAAAAGCTCGACCCGGACCAGTATGATTATTTCTCTAAATGGTACTATCCGGTCATTCGTGAACTGGTTCTGCTCCCTGACTTTCAGGAAAACCCGATCTGGATTTCAAAAAAACTTTCCTCACTTTTGACCGTTGATGAGGCTCGGGAGGCGCTCGAAAAACTTCAACGGATGAAGATGCTGGTTCGGGAATCGAATGGGCGGCTTTGTCAGGCAGATCCCAACTTGAAGACGGATGAGGATGTCACTTCGGCGGCCCTCCTGAAGTTTCACCAGTCGATGATGGAGCATGGAATGAAAAGTCTTCAGCAACCTGCAGAGAATCGTGAAATTTCCGCGCTGACGATGTCCCTTTCAAAAAAGCAGTTTTTTCAGGTGAAGGAGATGGCGCGCCAGTTTCACCGGGATGTTCAAAAGCTGATTGCCGAGAATGGGACAGAAACGGTCGAGGGCATCTATCAGCTTAACTTTCAACTGTTTAATTTTGCCACGAGCAGAAGGAGAGAGCCATGAAGAGATTTAGCTTATTGTTGGTCGTATCGGTCCTGTCGATGACACTCATAACAGGCTGTACTGATACTGATTCGAGCGAGTCCTCTGGTAATTCAGGTGGCTCATCGAGTTCCGGCAGTGGCTCATCAAGTTCCGGTGGTGCCTCCTCTGATGGAGCAGAGGGGGAGAATAGTCCAGGGGGAAGTACCTCGGCCGGCAATCCTGGAGGTGGTGATGTCGAGGGGAGTACTTCAGCGGGGAATCCTCTCTCTTTTAATTTGGCTGGAGCGATCGGGTTAGTTGTTGTTGATTCGTCCAATAGCAGTTCCCTGCGACTGACGGATAACCAAGGCACCTCTTCCAATCTGAAACGAGTCAACCAGGATAATTCCTTGAGTGATGCGGTGAGCTCGGGTTCTGTGAACGTCAAGAACTTCATGGTGGCAGCCAACAATCAAGTTTATCTCCTTCTGTCGACCCCTGTTGATTCCTGTATTCTGATTCGGGTCGATGGTGAAACCAACGAGGCAACTTGCGTTGATTCTTCTATTTCGAATTTTATTTGGAATACGGGGCTTTTCTACAAACATGACCCGATTCAGTTTGATGGTGAAGGGGCCGTTTATTACATGTTCGGGTCAGCGGACGGGAGACTTGTTCTCAGGAAAAATCTGGCTGGAACGATTACGGATCTGATCAATGACAATATTTCAGTCGAAGACTTTCTCGTCTTATCGGATGGAACCGTTTTTATTACCGGCAAAACGACATCGACCGCGGCTCTGTGGATCAGAAAAATTTCTCCAGCCAATTCCTTGGAAAATATTTTTACCTCGGCAACCGCTAATTTCATGAGTCTCTTCCCTGATGGGAACGTCTATATGGGGATTTGGGCGGCTCCGATTTATGGTGTTGCCAGGTATCTAACCGCCGATAGCCTCCTGGACAATACGAATTGGATGACGCTCGACATCAATGGATTACAAGAACCGAGATACTACGACTGCAACGAAGTTTCGTCCCGGTATGGTTTTGGGGGGTGGTGTGGCAGTTATGTGAAGGCGATTCATCGAACGATCAATGATCGTGTTTACGCTATTGCCGGAGGCACAGCGGCCCAGGGAGTCCTCGTGCAATATTATCCGGAGGTTGTAGAACCGGTCACGTCGGTGACTCAGGTGACGGCTTCCCAGAGTGTCCTGACAAGTCTTCTCTTGGCAGGGGTGGATAGTGAATCAACCAACCGACTGGTTCTTTTTGAGACGACTACGGAAATGGAGACGGATCTTCTGGGTGATGAGGATATTGAGGTCTACAATTTAAACTACCTCAATTCGAATAATCATCAAATCGTCATGTTCGACGGACTCCGCTTTTCGGATAACCGTTACGTGCTCTGTCAGGTCGATCTCA from Deltaproteobacteria bacterium encodes:
- a CDS encoding NifU family protein encodes the protein MINMTERARDKIKFFMKDKSLYEWGVRVRSQGGQFGFALEPFNKSSPGDQVIDTDGIKIIADGRTAMLLEGATVDFLDTGAAAGFTVEIKQGPSSMPGTGGPDLSNPQAKKVYEILNNEINPALASHGGRAQLLDVKENVVYLKFGGGCQGCGMVDTTVKQGIEARIKQVMPEIIAVRDETDHAGGKNPYYRATH
- the cobA gene encoding uroporphyrinogen-III C-methyltransferase, whose protein sequence is MKFQTGLVYLVGAGPGDPGLITLRGAEVLRKADVVLYDYLANERLLTLAPKKARLIFVGKGKKEGRLKQESINRLMIRKALSGKVVVRLKGGDPFVFGRGGEEALALADHQISFEIVPGITSPIAAPAYAGIPMTHRDYASTVVFVTGHESDEKEILNLDWDSLCKIETIVFLMGVKTLPVITQKLVEAGLSPSMPVAVVQWGTLPYQRVVVGILKTIAEKVKRENIDPPAIIIIGSIVALRNKLRWFDKRPLLGKRILVTRAREQANELAVGLEALGALVYEIPTIEIRPPSSWRGIDRAISRLSDYDWLIFTSANAVRSFFQRLKEKGRDIRDLVGIKIAAIGPATAREIEGKGVLVDSIAGEYQAEGVIKIFGKKKIWGKRILIPRARQGREILIQELTRLGAKVDWVEAYRTGVPSRRSWGDIPLHQLIEERKIDLMTFASSSTIDNFMKMAGKRLRKEVCKIPVAVIGPVTATTAREHQLNVKIEPRRSHIPALMEAIARHFSARLTMPGKNRYI
- a CDS encoding TIGR02147 family protein is translated as MKDTGQNSNGRIEVYSYTNYRKLLKDYYESEKKNNPGRFSYRSFAKRVGLATSNFLYQVITSRKNLSYSSTQRVARALGLNRRETHFFEALVHFDQVRDPQEKIGAFEKMVSFREYRSSKKLDPDQYDYFSKWYYPVIRELVLLPDFQENPIWISKKLSSLLTVDEAREALEKLQRMKMLVRESNGRLCQADPNLKTDEDVTSAALLKFHQSMMEHGMKSLQQPAENREISALTMSLSKKQFFQVKEMARQFHRDVQKLIAENGTETVEGIYQLNFQLFNFATSRRREP